A region from the Aegilops tauschii subsp. strangulata cultivar AL8/78 chromosome 5, Aet v6.0, whole genome shotgun sequence genome encodes:
- the LOC109744250 gene encoding early nodulin-like protein 6: protein MASLLSLVLLLALLDASRATNFEVGGDAEWVVPQAGDSQTYNHWASKNHFHVGDIVHFKYNQDSVMVVTEQGYNKCESSHPIFFSNSGNTEVRLDRPGPFYFISGVTGHCQGGQKLVIKVTDKARPPPGPPSGAAPAGFGSAGAIVVLMAVLWPLLVMHDI, encoded by the exons ATGGCGAGCCTCCTCTCCCTCGTGCTGCTCCTCGCGCTCCTCGACGCGTCGCGCGCCACCAACTTCGAGGTCGGCGGCGACGCCGAGTGGGTCGTCCCGCAGGCCGGCGACTCCCAAACGTACAACCATTGGGCGTCCAAGAACCACTTCCACGTCGGCGACATCGTCC ATTTCAAGTACAATCAGGACTCGGTGATGGTGGTGACGGAGCAGGGGTACAACAAGTGTGAGTCGTCGCACCCCATCTTCTTCTCCAACAGCGGTAACACCGAGGTGCGCCTCGACCGCCCCGGCCCCTTCTACTTCATCAGCGGCGTCACCGGCCACTGCCAGGGCGGGCAGAAGCTGGTCATCAAGGTCACCGACAAGGCCAGGCCACCGCCGGGGCCCCCCAGTGGGGCTGCGCCGGCGGGCTTTGGATCCGCCGGCGCCATTGTTGTCTTGATGGCGGTGCTTTGGCCTCTTCTTGTTATGCACGATATTTAA